A window of Xylanivirga thermophila contains these coding sequences:
- a CDS encoding serpin family protein, with product MKIRVYLLYGVLLLALLLGCNILKADRIENIVYPEKHIKEPVNTSTKEAIQSFSINNIDMLFMGVDNVCYSPLSLYFGLSMLANSTDNNSLNQIKIALNIDDVAIHNKQMQQLYQSLYTQSDQTAFLIANSLWVNKNVDIFNEYKQKIADNYYGVINKMDFTKPKEAGVLISKWISENTNHLIKPQVTVYPSTIAMLVNSIYLKDLWYYDFDERLTKEDIFYLVNNQTTIASFMNMMLYSYDIWEDDSSIFVSLPLQEFGEMFFILTKEDLLFEDYQISHSLNNYFNNGLTRKTVDTLSLKIPKCNVENDLYLIDYLKSLGLTDIFGVNADLSRMTTADAYISEVRQGTTFNINEYGIEGAAYTSIRADSADDETLDIFEFHLDRPFFFMVVNNDNIPVYIGKIMSPSY from the coding sequence ATGAAAATAAGAGTTTATTTACTGTACGGAGTACTGCTGCTTGCTCTACTTCTAGGTTGTAATATCCTAAAAGCAGATAGAATAGAAAACATTGTCTATCCTGAAAAGCATATAAAAGAACCTGTTAATACGTCAACAAAAGAAGCTATTCAATCATTTTCGATTAACAATATTGATATGCTATTTATGGGAGTAGACAATGTATGTTATTCACCACTTAGTCTGTATTTTGGTCTTTCTATGCTGGCAAACTCAACAGACAATAACTCATTGAACCAGATAAAAATTGCATTAAATATTGACGATGTTGCGATTCATAATAAACAAATGCAACAATTGTATCAATCATTATACACGCAATCTGACCAAACTGCCTTCCTGATCGCTAATTCACTTTGGGTTAACAAAAATGTTGATATATTTAATGAGTATAAGCAAAAAATTGCGGATAACTATTATGGAGTAATAAATAAAATGGATTTTACTAAACCGAAAGAAGCAGGCGTCCTGATATCTAAATGGATATCAGAAAATACTAACCACTTGATAAAACCACAAGTAACAGTTTATCCTTCTACAATAGCTATGTTAGTTAATTCTATTTATCTAAAAGATCTATGGTATTATGATTTTGACGAAAGGTTAACAAAAGAGGATATATTCTATCTTGTAAACAATCAAACGACTATAGCGAGCTTTATGAATATGATGTTGTATTCCTATGATATCTGGGAAGATGATAGTAGTATCTTTGTATCGTTACCTTTGCAAGAATTTGGAGAGATGTTTTTTATCTTGACCAAAGAGGATCTTCTATTTGAAGACTATCAAATATCCCATTCCTTAAATAATTATTTCAATAATGGACTAACCAGAAAAACTGTTGATACATTATCTCTTAAAATTCCTAAGTGCAACGTCGAAAACGATTTGTATTTAATAGATTATTTGAAGAGTTTAGGACTTACGGATATATTTGGCGTGAATGCTGACCTGTCGAGAATGACTACCGCAGACGCCTATATATCCGAAGTGCGGCAAGGCACGACTTTTAATATTAATGAGTACGGAATAGAGGGTGCTGCTTATACATCTATCAGGGCAGATTCAGCAGATGATGAAACCCTTGATATTTTTGAATTTCATTTAGATAGACCATTCTTTTTTATGGTTGTAAACAATGATAATATACCAGTTTATATTGGCAAAATTATGTCACCTTCATATTAG
- a CDS encoding response regulator transcription factor encodes MDTTCRILIVEDELISRQALRYIIGLEKDIFEIVGECSNGKEALDMIEMLRPHVVISDIVMPVMDGVELTKIINLKYPDIFVIVISGHNEFDYVKPTLQYGIVDYILKPQLEPEVLLCKLKNIAQKLNIKITPKGSNDEISYEEIIYHLISGRVLNIPPKEMCSYFSNSQFCLCGCSISRIMDTDIIKENIILDTITNIAEDILSDVDYHWIVFNHRTRFLIMLNFEKGEYQNIKNKISNMVRKIAEDIPTIFLAVSDEYSDVLKTYDRAKMIERLIDMRFYIKDQNIIFEKDINYNKPLPILDNKKYIDSIRLFHLDEGFNYLLNFMNLVKESKAMKSIELKKILENTIYNTIISLEDMGISDDELNIKKMEFFSQIENALDMDELLAAMDDIFAFLRVKVAKYRKIDAELFYKIEAYIRNNYKDQISLDVIADKFHISYSYLSSYFSNYAHMGINEYLNDVRIQKAKELLITTNIPIGDISEMVGYSDQSYFGKVFKKLVGMNPSTYRKGHKKL; translated from the coding sequence ATGGATACAACTTGCAGGATATTAATTGTGGAAGATGAATTAATATCAAGACAAGCATTAAGATATATAATTGGGTTGGAAAAGGATATTTTTGAGATAGTGGGAGAATGCTCCAATGGCAAAGAGGCTCTTGATATGATTGAGATGCTTAGACCACATGTTGTTATCAGCGATATTGTTATGCCAGTTATGGATGGTGTGGAACTTACAAAAATAATAAATCTAAAGTATCCTGATATTTTTGTAATTGTAATAAGTGGACATAATGAATTCGATTATGTGAAACCAACCCTGCAATATGGTATTGTAGATTATATATTAAAGCCTCAGTTGGAGCCTGAAGTGTTGCTTTGTAAACTAAAAAACATTGCACAGAAATTAAACATCAAAATAACACCCAAAGGAAGCAATGATGAAATTAGTTACGAGGAGATAATTTACCATTTAATTTCTGGTAGGGTTTTAAATATTCCTCCAAAAGAGATGTGCAGCTATTTTTCTAATAGTCAGTTTTGTTTATGTGGTTGCAGCATATCTAGAATTATGGATACCGATATAATTAAGGAAAATATTATATTGGATACAATTACTAATATTGCTGAAGATATATTATCGGATGTAGATTACCATTGGATTGTATTTAATCATCGCACGCGATTTTTGATTATGCTTAATTTTGAAAAAGGAGAATACCAGAATATAAAAAATAAAATATCGAATATGGTAAGGAAAATTGCTGAGGACATACCAACAATATTTTTGGCTGTAAGTGATGAATATTCTGATGTTCTAAAGACATATGATAGGGCAAAGATGATTGAACGGTTAATAGATATGCGTTTTTATATAAAAGATCAAAATATTATATTTGAAAAAGATATAAATTATAATAAACCTCTGCCTATCTTGGATAATAAAAAATATATTGATAGTATACGATTGTTTCACCTTGATGAAGGATTTAATTATTTACTTAACTTTATGAATCTGGTAAAAGAATCAAAAGCTATGAAGTCTATTGAGCTAAAGAAAATATTGGAGAATACCATATATAATACTATTATATCACTAGAGGATATGGGAATTTCAGATGATGAGCTTAATATAAAGAAGATGGAGTTTTTTTCACAAATAGAAAACGCATTGGATATGGATGAACTTTTAGCAGCTATGGACGATATTTTTGCTTTTTTAAGGGTCAAGGTTGCAAAGTATCGAAAAATAGACGCTGAGCTGTTTTATAAAATAGAGGCATATATAAGAAATAATTATAAGGATCAAATATCCCTTGATGTAATTGCAGATAAGTTCCATATTAGCTATTCCTATTTGTCATCCTATTTCAGCAATTATGCACATATGGGAATAAATGAATATCTTAATGATGTACGTATTCAAAAAGCAAAGGAGTTGTTGATTACAACTAATATTCCTATAGGTGATATTAGTGAGATGGTAGGTTATTCCGATCAGAGTTATTTTGGCAAGGTATTCAAAAAACTTGTAGGGATGAATCCTTCAACCTATCGTAAGGGACATAAAAAGCTATAG
- a CDS encoding spore coat protein, producing the protein MVNLTEKERLLLEDQKQHEEMCIKKYNNYANQAQDSQLKQIFLANAQQEQQHLNTINQMLNGQVPNMTQQQNQGQNPKSIQNNQQNQQAGLNSKNDADLCIDMLSTEKYVSNTYDTAIFEFADTNMRQALNHIQKEEQEHGESIFKYMESKGMYNPQ; encoded by the coding sequence ATGGTAAATTTAACTGAAAAGGAAAGATTACTTCTAGAAGATCAGAAACAGCATGAGGAAATGTGTATCAAAAAATACAACAACTATGCAAACCAAGCACAGGATTCCCAGTTAAAACAGATATTTTTAGCCAATGCTCAACAGGAACAACAGCATTTAAATACTATAAATCAAATGCTTAATGGTCAAGTGCCGAATATGACACAACAGCAAAATCAGGGACAAAACCCTAAATCTATCCAAAATAACCAGCAGAATCAACAAGCTGGTTTAAACAGTAAGAATGATGCAGATCTATGCATTGATATGCTTTCAACTGAAAAATACGTTTCCAATACCTATGATACTGCAATATTTGAATTTGCCGACACAAACATGAGACAGGCGCTAAATCATATTCAAAAAGAAGAACAGGAGCATGGCGAAAGCATATTTAAATATATGGAAAGCAAGGGCATGTATAACCCACAATAA
- a CDS encoding GAF domain-containing protein has product MFKDKWEFYNDLNSSLEGLISEEQDWLANICNACALLYLMIHDVNWSGFYFKKGEQLVLGPFQGKPACIRIPIGKGVCGIAAQSGEIQVVEDVHKFPGHIACDCASMSEIVIPIIKEGELIGVLDIDSPRKGRFDYEDAKGLSDFVKILNKYINWPST; this is encoded by the coding sequence ATGTTTAAAGATAAATGGGAGTTTTATAACGATTTAAACTCATCTCTTGAAGGGTTAATTAGCGAAGAACAGGATTGGCTTGCTAACATTTGTAACGCATGTGCGCTTTTATATTTAATGATTCACGATGTTAATTGGTCAGGTTTTTATTTTAAAAAAGGAGAACAGTTAGTGCTTGGGCCTTTTCAGGGTAAACCGGCATGCATACGAATACCTATTGGAAAGGGCGTTTGCGGGATTGCAGCTCAATCTGGTGAGATTCAAGTAGTAGAGGATGTGCATAAGTTTCCGGGACATATTGCTTGTGATTGTGCTTCAATGTCTGAAATTGTTATACCTATAATAAAAGAAGGCGAACTTATAGGAGTTTTAGATATAGATAGCCCGAGAAAAGGGAGATTTGATTATGAAGATGCAAAAGGATTATCTGATTTTGTTAAAATTTTGAATAAATATATCAATTGGCCTTCGACATAA
- the glmM gene encoding phosphoglucosamine mutase, which translates to MGRLFGTDGVRGLANKELDCILAYKLGQAGAFVLTKEKKSIPKILVGRDTRISGDMLESALVAGICSVGATAIEIGIIPTPAIAYLTRFYNADAGIVISASHNPMEYNGIKIFNSSGYKLRDELEDEIESIILHNAETIPLPTGDKIGRKIRKGEAYKDYISFLKSTVSVSLKGFRVALDCANGASSKIAPLLFSELEAEVLPIHNMPDGTNINYHCGSTDTRSLQEYVIKSKADIGLAFDGDADRLIAVDEKGNMIDGDQIMVMCALDMKKRGVLKQNTVVATIMSNLGFDIALRNAGCAFEKTTVGDRYVLEKMLEKGYNIGGEQSGHIIFLDYNTTGDGMITALQLMSVMKRSGKKLSELGNTMKRLPQVLVNVKVEEDKKQLYLKDKVIQDEIRNMEETLAGRGRVLIRPSGTEPLIRIMIEGEDQAKIEGYANELAELLKKCLNN; encoded by the coding sequence ATGGGCAGATTATTTGGTACAGATGGAGTAAGAGGTCTTGCGAACAAGGAACTCGATTGTATACTTGCATATAAATTGGGGCAGGCGGGAGCATTTGTGCTAACAAAAGAGAAAAAAAGTATTCCAAAGATATTGGTGGGCCGGGATACAAGGATATCCGGTGATATGCTAGAGAGTGCATTAGTTGCTGGTATATGTTCTGTAGGAGCTACTGCTATAGAGATAGGTATAATACCTACTCCCGCCATAGCATATTTAACTCGGTTTTATAATGCCGATGCAGGCATAGTAATATCTGCATCCCACAATCCTATGGAGTATAATGGTATAAAAATTTTCAACAGCAGTGGGTATAAACTACGTGATGAGCTGGAAGATGAAATAGAATCTATTATACTTCATAATGCTGAAACAATTCCATTACCTACCGGTGATAAGATAGGAAGAAAGATAAGAAAAGGCGAGGCATATAAGGATTATATATCATTTCTAAAGTCTACGGTTTCTGTTAGTTTAAAAGGCTTTAGGGTAGCATTGGATTGTGCAAATGGTGCATCATCCAAGATAGCTCCATTGTTATTTTCGGAGTTGGAAGCAGAGGTATTGCCTATACATAATATGCCTGACGGTACAAATATAAATTACCATTGTGGTTCTACAGATACTCGTAGTTTACAGGAGTATGTAATAAAATCCAAAGCGGATATAGGTCTGGCATTTGATGGAGATGCGGATAGGCTTATTGCAGTAGATGAAAAGGGCAATATGATAGATGGAGACCAGATAATGGTAATGTGTGCTTTAGATATGAAAAAACGGGGTGTATTGAAACAGAATACAGTTGTAGCTACTATTATGAGCAATCTAGGTTTTGATATAGCACTAAGAAATGCAGGCTGCGCATTTGAAAAAACTACTGTAGGAGATAGATATGTATTGGAGAAGATGTTGGAAAAAGGTTATAACATCGGTGGAGAACAATCGGGACATATCATATTTTTAGATTATAATACTACTGGAGATGGTATGATTACAGCCTTGCAGCTTATGTCTGTTATGAAGCGAAGCGGCAAGAAACTCTCTGAATTGGGAAATACCATGAAAAGGCTCCCACAAGTACTAGTAAACGTCAAGGTAGAAGAAGATAAAAAGCAATTATATTTAAAGGATAAAGTTATACAGGATGAAATCCGAAATATGGAAGAAACCCTTGCTGGACGTGGTCGTGTACTTATTAGGCCCTCTGGTACTGAACCGCTTATACGTATAATGATAGAAGGAGAAGATCAGGCAAAAATAGAGGGGTATGCTAATGAACTTGCGGAACTTTTAAAAAAGTGTTTAAACAATTAG
- a CDS encoding AI-2E family transporter, producing MFKNSKKVPYIELLPIIVLSFIIVKLIDNIGAVGDFFSKFFSIIGAFIWGFCIAYILNPVMKYFERKFHIKRVWSLVITYTLFLGILVLFITIVTPKVIKSAGELASSIPEYVDIAQDWLNDNADKFEALNRLNVNLEEKFMEGMQHASEFLTSKLNVILSQAINITYSVAKAILGIVISIYILMDKEKFKSNFKRFIYAILRKDRATYFLKTCSEVNLIFSKFILGKALDSLIIGIMCFIGLGIMRVHFASLLSVIVGITNMIPYFGPFLGMVPAFIITIFYSPIQALWVLIFIFALQQFDGWYLGPKILGDQVGLSPFWVIAAIIIGGGAFGVWGMFLGVPIAATIKTFLDRFIQRRLAEKQLNVS from the coding sequence TTGTTTAAAAATTCAAAAAAAGTACCTTATATAGAATTGCTTCCGATTATAGTCTTATCATTTATAATTGTAAAACTAATAGACAATATAGGTGCGGTAGGAGATTTCTTCAGCAAATTTTTTTCAATAATAGGCGCTTTTATATGGGGTTTTTGTATTGCCTATATTTTAAATCCTGTAATGAAATATTTCGAACGTAAATTTCATATCAAGCGTGTTTGGAGTCTTGTAATAACTTACACACTATTTTTGGGAATATTAGTACTTTTTATAACTATAGTTACTCCGAAGGTGATAAAAAGTGCTGGTGAGTTGGCTTCATCCATACCTGAATATGTAGATATTGCTCAGGATTGGCTAAATGATAATGCCGATAAGTTTGAGGCATTAAACAGATTAAATGTAAATTTGGAAGAAAAGTTTATGGAAGGTATGCAACATGCATCTGAGTTTTTGACCAGCAAGTTAAATGTTATACTATCTCAAGCTATAAATATCACATATTCAGTTGCAAAGGCTATATTAGGTATTGTTATCTCCATATATATTTTGATGGATAAGGAGAAATTTAAATCTAACTTTAAAAGATTTATATATGCGATATTAAGGAAAGATAGGGCAACTTACTTTTTAAAGACATGTTCAGAAGTGAATCTTATATTTTCAAAATTTATACTTGGAAAGGCTTTGGATTCGCTAATAATTGGTATAATGTGCTTTATAGGTTTAGGCATAATGAGGGTTCATTTTGCTTCACTCCTAAGTGTAATAGTAGGGATAACCAACATGATACCATATTTTGGCCCGTTTTTAGGCATGGTGCCTGCCTTTATAATTACTATATTTTATAGTCCTATACAGGCCTTATGGGTACTTATATTCATATTTGCACTGCAGCAATTCGATGGATGGTATCTAGGACCTAAAATACTCGGTGATCAGGTAGGACTTTCTCCGTTTTGGGTTATAGCCGCTATAATAATAGGAGGAGGGGCCTTTGGGGTTTGGGGTATGTTTTTAGGTGTACCTATAGCTGCTACTATAAAAACTTTTCTAGATCGTTTTATCCAAAGGCGCCTTGCTGAAAAACAGCTAAATGTAAGCTAA
- a CDS encoding phosphatase PAP2 family protein codes for MVLYVRELLKRIEDFVARYREYDDRSNYFFISIGAAFFALFIFLSFMGHYLIYGNWNFDMSTIQYIHNLRTERLNSIFKIVTRTGNTIPVIMLTLLVSFVLFYAGCNKDGVFFMYNTFGLWIFNEMLKHIFKRPRPSNFRIMEASGYSFPSGHAMISMGFSVLLVYHIVAHIRNRKGAFAICMLIFMYPVVIGLSRVYIGVHYLSDVMAGWMAGVLWSSSNIVIYKFLSYKRHFVQISNNIVGYKNIGK; via the coding sequence ATGGTGCTATATGTAAGGGAATTGCTTAAAAGGATAGAGGATTTTGTAGCTAGATATAGGGAGTATGATGATAGATCTAATTATTTTTTTATAAGTATAGGTGCGGCTTTTTTTGCATTATTTATATTTTTGTCTTTTATGGGGCATTATTTGATATACGGTAATTGGAATTTTGATATGAGCACAATACAATATATACACAACTTAAGGACTGAGAGGCTAAATAGTATATTTAAAATTGTAACAAGGACAGGGAATACTATTCCTGTTATAATGCTTACGCTCTTGGTTTCATTTGTTTTATTTTATGCTGGATGTAACAAAGATGGTGTATTCTTCATGTATAATACTTTTGGACTATGGATATTTAATGAGATGCTAAAGCACATATTTAAAAGGCCTAGGCCATCGAATTTTAGAATTATGGAGGCTTCAGGTTATAGTTTCCCAAGCGGACATGCAATGATATCTATGGGGTTTAGCGTTTTATTGGTTTATCATATTGTGGCTCATATTAGGAATAGGAAGGGTGCATTTGCAATATGCATGCTGATTTTTATGTATCCTGTCGTTATAGGACTTAGTAGGGTATATATTGGGGTTCATTATCTAAGTGATGTTATGGCAGGTTGGATGGCGGGAGTATTGTGGTCTTCTTCTAATATTGTAATATATAAATTTTTAAGTTATAAAAGGCATTTTGTGCAAATAAGCAATAATATAGTTGGGTATAAGAATATTGGAAAGTGA